The following coding sequences lie in one Polynucleobacter sp. HIN7 genomic window:
- the glnE gene encoding bifunctional [glutamate--ammonia ligase]-adenylyl-L-tyrosine phosphorylase/[glutamate--ammonia-ligase] adenylyltransferase, whose translation MVSNQDALSFLEKNSVYANRWLSAHADWRAWLEERIHTPVDAIQIDQLLLLISQALDRQELDETALMSELRLVRQQLMLWIGCRDLNGLAPLLEVTQALSYFAEQVLGLVVRYLRTDLQERFGLPWARTEDYELPLIIVGMGKLGGRELNLSSDIDLIFLYEEEGETQHGASSISNHEWFTKLGRRLIKMISEHDAHGFVFRVDMRLRPNGDSGPLVCSLEMLEEYLFVQGREWERYAWIKGRMIYPPISHPDYVRCEKGLEQIIRPFVYRRHLDYGVIAAIRELHAQIQREADKRSNQRSGRSRDIKLGRGGIREIEFLAQMFQLMRGGTDPRLRIRPTLEVLDRLQEGGLMRAVEIEALKSAYVFLRRLEHRIQIWEDQQTHYLPEQDDARAQLAQAMAGPNQEGRLEEFMQTLTEHQNQVARYFEKAFALDESNRLQIDANDASWQPNADLFPKANERWSAWQEGSRAKSLPEKSRLTIRSLLKKAANDIEADHPDDADQTLLRFFDLLEAICRRSAYLSILAENSNALQKVLMLLNASQWAAQYLARHPHLLDDLLSANAQSELIHDPESYWCKVKANLDLRLDDALADGASPDHAMDILRVTHHTETFLILLADLGIGAPEGLSTERVSDRLSALADLILQATYERVWPSVAEKFGLNPQHQPPFAVIAYGKLGGKELGYASDLDLVFLYDASPTDYAAQEIYSVLGKRMINWLTTLTAAGTLFEIDTRLRPNGAAGFLVTNLDSFRRYQLREGDNAAWVWEHQAISRARFAAGDPKVGAQFEEIRKEVLAHERNHSDLKHEIIEMRHKVHAGHPNPSNDFDLKHDPGGMVDIEFIVQYLVLGFARQYPDLLGNLGNIALLGIAAKHQLISEMDALEIGNAYRMFRAQQHRLRLDGAEKIRVSIHEQPDFAKAKACVTKLWDAVFGAPSQPV comes from the coding sequence ATGGTTTCCAATCAAGACGCCCTTTCTTTTCTGGAAAAAAACTCCGTCTATGCAAATCGTTGGCTAAGTGCCCACGCGGATTGGCGCGCTTGGCTAGAGGAGCGCATACATACGCCGGTCGATGCCATCCAAATCGATCAGCTGCTCCTACTAATCAGCCAGGCTCTCGATCGTCAGGAGTTGGATGAGACAGCACTTATGAGTGAGCTGCGGCTGGTTCGTCAACAGTTGATGCTTTGGATTGGTTGCCGAGACCTTAATGGCCTGGCCCCTTTATTAGAGGTGACCCAGGCGCTCAGCTATTTTGCGGAGCAAGTACTTGGGCTAGTCGTGCGTTATCTTCGTACGGATCTCCAAGAGCGCTTTGGTCTACCTTGGGCTCGGACTGAAGACTACGAACTGCCACTCATAATTGTGGGGATGGGTAAATTGGGTGGTCGCGAACTCAATCTTTCCTCGGATATTGATCTGATCTTCTTATACGAGGAAGAAGGCGAGACCCAACACGGGGCAAGTTCGATTTCAAACCACGAATGGTTTACGAAGCTGGGCCGGCGTCTTATCAAAATGATTTCTGAGCATGATGCCCATGGATTTGTATTCCGGGTGGATATGCGCTTGCGACCTAATGGGGATTCTGGGCCCTTAGTTTGTAGTCTAGAAATGCTCGAGGAGTATTTGTTTGTACAAGGGCGTGAATGGGAGCGTTACGCTTGGATTAAGGGCCGCATGATTTATCCGCCCATATCGCATCCCGATTATGTTCGATGTGAAAAGGGGCTTGAGCAGATTATTCGGCCATTTGTTTATCGTCGCCATTTGGATTACGGTGTGATTGCAGCGATTCGGGAGTTGCATGCACAAATTCAGCGAGAGGCAGATAAGCGGAGTAATCAACGCAGCGGGCGATCGCGTGACATTAAGTTAGGCCGCGGTGGAATCCGTGAAATTGAGTTTCTAGCCCAGATGTTTCAGTTAATGCGGGGTGGCACCGATCCGCGCTTGCGAATTCGTCCAACGCTTGAGGTCTTAGATCGACTGCAAGAGGGTGGACTGATGAGAGCAGTAGAAATTGAAGCGCTCAAATCTGCTTATGTATTTCTGAGACGTTTAGAGCATCGCATCCAAATTTGGGAAGACCAGCAGACACATTATTTGCCTGAGCAGGATGATGCGAGAGCGCAGTTGGCACAAGCCATGGCTGGACCGAATCAAGAAGGGCGTCTCGAGGAGTTTATGCAAACACTCACCGAGCATCAAAATCAGGTAGCACGTTATTTTGAAAAGGCCTTTGCCTTAGACGAAAGTAATCGTTTGCAAATTGATGCAAACGACGCAAGCTGGCAACCTAATGCTGATTTATTCCCCAAGGCCAATGAGCGGTGGAGCGCCTGGCAGGAGGGCTCCCGTGCCAAATCACTGCCCGAGAAAAGTCGACTCACGATACGAAGTTTATTAAAAAAGGCTGCGAACGATATCGAGGCCGACCATCCAGACGATGCAGATCAAACCCTCTTGCGTTTTTTTGATCTCTTAGAGGCCATTTGTCGTCGTAGCGCTTATCTATCCATTCTGGCTGAGAACTCTAATGCCTTGCAAAAAGTATTGATGCTCCTCAATGCCTCGCAATGGGCTGCTCAATATTTAGCAAGGCATCCTCATTTATTGGACGATCTGTTATCGGCCAATGCGCAATCTGAGTTGATTCATGATCCTGAGAGCTATTGGTGCAAAGTAAAGGCAAATCTTGATCTGCGTTTGGATGACGCCCTTGCGGATGGGGCGAGCCCAGATCATGCCATGGATATCCTGCGGGTAACGCATCACACTGAAACTTTTTTGATTCTCCTAGCTGATCTAGGAATAGGTGCTCCAGAGGGTTTAAGCACTGAGCGGGTGAGTGATCGCTTATCTGCGCTGGCTGATTTGATATTACAGGCAACCTATGAGCGCGTTTGGCCATCGGTTGCAGAGAAGTTTGGTCTCAATCCGCAACATCAGCCACCATTTGCAGTGATTGCCTATGGCAAATTGGGTGGTAAAGAGTTGGGCTATGCCTCAGATCTCGATCTCGTGTTTTTATATGACGCATCACCAACCGACTATGCGGCTCAGGAGATTTACTCGGTGCTGGGTAAGCGCATGATTAATTGGTTGACGACTTTAACTGCTGCCGGCACTCTATTTGAAATCGATACTCGCCTACGCCCCAATGGAGCCGCAGGATTTTTGGTAACTAATCTTGATTCCTTTCGACGCTATCAATTGCGCGAGGGGGATAATGCCGCCTGGGTTTGGGAGCATCAAGCCATTTCTCGGGCGCGGTTTGCCGCGGGCGATCCAAAGGTAGGAGCTCAATTTGAAGAGATACGCAAAGAAGTTCTCGCCCACGAACGAAATCACTCCGATCTCAAACATGAAATTATTGAGATGCGTCATAAGGTCCATGCTGGCCATCCCAATCCCTCGAATGATTTTGATTTAAAGCATGATCCCGGTGGCATGGTCGATATTGAATTCATTGTCCAATATTTGGTTTTAGGCTTCGCTCGCCAATACCCTGATTTATTGGGTAACTTAGGCAATATTGCACTTTTAGGAATTGCCGCAAAGCACCAGTTGATCTCTGAGATGGATGCGCTTGAAATTGGGAATGCCTATCGCATGTTTCGGGCCCAACAGCATCGATTACGTCTGGACGGAGCAGAAAAAATTCGGGTATCTATCCATGAGCAACCTGATTTTGCGAAAGCAAAAGCATGCGTGACAAAACTATGGGACGCAGTCTTTGGTGCTCCCTCACAACCTGTTTAG
- a CDS encoding YhdP family protein, translated as MTEKKYPLRLKDLLRMRPDATSWSRWSRRLAILALITVGLMILGHLVIRFIIWPQLETSKPAVEKLLSQRIGVEVKINELNVYWQGIRPVFDIRDLEFVVDSKRNPSTIPDTPYLKIAEIRGELSWSSFYHLKPYFTKLHASNAVIQVTRDSQKRLYVAGILAGDGGDDFHLENWLFKQGDLKISDINILWKDFSKSKADAADLRIESMQLRNGIRQHELDAAIYSPWHQGTLTLFGKFSHRLGGQAGHWRDWIGDFQWKVAQLNLGQFSRDFEIPFKQLSGVLDSSGSIALNKGIPDGGQLKLAIEQPVFQQLKSNQALEFGRLEMEAKQFTSGKFISLGVQQFAWLNKNQKPGTPMESLAPMTFGWQAPKGDGELERFAFSSAKISLENLSLFALNLPIPNRIRQVLEQTEPRGELIDVDITWAEPKSNIPLIGGLLSGQGPKFNITGTLNQVGIKAYRDTIPSISNLSGTITTNQNQGSIKLNSQNLRLVIADFLSEPRLQFDSASGALSWSLKNKQWQIGFNQLSVNNPDIALIADGNYLIGKEKAPDTLDLTIQFPRAKAQTIYRYLPAEMSKDARAYIEKAFIGGEINNGRLRMKGDPNLAPYDAPGSGEFALNLPISQTVFRPAPLFPSTKGSWPEFTEVNGVVSMQQAKLMVAIKDARYQGLQIQNVNAEIPNVSSAKPVLNLKGNITGPMNDMMDYLRTTPILLTRPELAKNLKLSGPAKLDLDLLLPLQNTDDVKLNALLNLDNNVVVWSDLAPFNQVRGSIRITEDLPRFEQVSAEFFSGTINIRQNTAQSQTKQDLYDLNGTIDLERLERHYANQVGRQSLQLLKALDGKAAFKGKLGITSNTTDLNLDLDFNALSTALPEPLSIKKGNKLNGIFRYQSNASEGAPKRIAQWSAQIGKTITLQGKQGPDGIVAQGIGIGAPAIIPERGLGLNLQASDLNIDAWHRLLFSNDGVNNKPEAANMASPTDGVNGLQVFTARVNQAIAMNRSWPNLAVSAKLGGNTWQLNLKSPNLEGDIQYQERKNADLLKGKLLRLHIPPRIQNLTNSSASADKEVSLNAIPELDLSIDDFNFNQYKPGAIAIKTRNSTNRITIESLKINNPSSSSTVTGEWTSDAQGNNERVIIDTTSQVKDLGTVVAYWGNPKAVEGGKGTINAKLDWSGPPYNPSFDTLAGNVKINLENGRLLQVDSGFAKIIGVFSLQSLLKFATFDIQGSLGSVVTSGTAFNTLSGDFVLRNGVARTQNFTMQLNQARVATSGLVNIPKQTQDLRITIFPTIDATAGALALFAVNPIVGASALIGQYLISNQLNRTLQTDYLVQGSWDKPDVIPLDQNGQPLDPKVLETIRSRNLLREQKMPPAPSPSKPVPTTPAPAN; from the coding sequence ATGACCGAAAAAAAGTATCCGTTACGCCTCAAAGACCTCCTCAGGATGCGGCCTGACGCCACCTCATGGTCACGTTGGTCGCGCCGTCTGGCAATTTTGGCTCTCATTACAGTCGGACTCATGATTCTTGGGCATCTGGTGATCCGATTCATCATTTGGCCCCAACTCGAAACCTCAAAACCGGCTGTAGAAAAGTTACTATCACAGCGCATTGGCGTTGAGGTCAAAATCAATGAACTCAATGTCTACTGGCAAGGGATTCGTCCAGTCTTTGATATTCGCGACCTAGAATTTGTGGTGGACTCCAAACGCAATCCGTCTACCATTCCAGATACACCCTATTTAAAGATCGCTGAGATCCGAGGGGAACTCAGTTGGTCATCGTTTTATCACCTCAAACCCTATTTCACAAAATTACATGCCAGCAATGCAGTGATTCAAGTCACACGTGACTCACAAAAACGTTTGTATGTGGCTGGCATTCTTGCGGGTGACGGCGGCGATGATTTCCATCTCGAAAATTGGTTGTTTAAACAGGGTGATTTAAAGATTTCTGATATCAATATTCTTTGGAAGGATTTCTCAAAGTCCAAAGCAGATGCCGCAGATCTACGCATCGAGTCCATGCAACTACGAAATGGAATTCGGCAGCATGAACTTGATGCCGCTATTTATAGCCCATGGCATCAAGGCACCCTAACTCTCTTCGGAAAATTTTCTCACCGTCTTGGTGGGCAAGCGGGTCATTGGCGTGATTGGATTGGCGACTTTCAGTGGAAGGTCGCGCAACTCAATCTCGGCCAATTTAGTCGTGATTTTGAAATCCCTTTTAAACAACTCAGTGGGGTGCTGGACTCATCAGGGTCGATTGCCTTAAATAAAGGCATCCCCGATGGTGGACAGCTCAAACTAGCAATCGAGCAACCCGTCTTTCAACAATTAAAGAGCAATCAGGCGCTTGAGTTTGGACGTCTGGAAATGGAAGCGAAGCAATTCACCTCTGGAAAGTTCATTTCGCTTGGGGTGCAGCAATTTGCCTGGTTAAACAAGAATCAAAAACCAGGAACCCCCATGGAATCTCTGGCACCCATGACTTTTGGCTGGCAGGCGCCCAAAGGCGATGGCGAGCTTGAAAGGTTTGCATTCTCTTCGGCAAAAATTAGTCTTGAGAACCTCAGTCTGTTTGCATTGAACCTGCCCATTCCCAATCGAATCCGCCAGGTTTTAGAACAAACCGAACCACGTGGTGAGCTGATCGATGTTGATATCACATGGGCCGAACCAAAATCCAATATTCCCCTGATCGGTGGCCTCTTAAGTGGCCAAGGACCTAAATTTAATATTACCGGCACCCTCAATCAGGTGGGCATCAAGGCTTACCGGGACACTATCCCAAGCATTTCTAATTTAAGCGGCACGATTACCACCAATCAAAACCAAGGCAGCATCAAACTCAACTCACAAAATTTGCGATTAGTAATTGCCGACTTTTTATCAGAGCCACGCCTGCAGTTCGATAGTGCAAGTGGAGCGCTTAGTTGGTCATTAAAAAATAAACAATGGCAAATCGGCTTTAACCAGCTCTCCGTTAACAATCCGGATATCGCATTAATTGCTGATGGTAATTACCTAATTGGTAAAGAAAAGGCACCGGATACTTTAGATCTAACCATTCAGTTTCCTAGAGCAAAGGCACAAACAATCTACCGCTACCTCCCTGCAGAAATGTCAAAGGACGCGCGTGCCTATATTGAAAAGGCGTTCATTGGGGGCGAGATCAATAATGGGCGCCTCAGAATGAAGGGGGATCCTAATTTGGCCCCTTATGATGCTCCAGGAAGCGGCGAATTTGCATTAAATCTACCGATTTCTCAAACGGTTTTTCGACCAGCCCCCTTGTTTCCATCCACAAAAGGCAGCTGGCCTGAATTCACGGAAGTAAATGGTGTCGTTTCTATGCAGCAAGCCAAGCTGATGGTGGCTATCAAAGATGCTCGCTACCAAGGTCTTCAAATTCAAAATGTCAATGCAGAAATTCCAAATGTTTCTAGCGCAAAGCCTGTCCTCAATCTCAAAGGAAACATCACCGGCCCGATGAATGACATGATGGACTATCTCAGGACAACACCAATTCTTCTCACGCGTCCAGAATTAGCAAAGAATCTGAAGTTATCAGGCCCAGCAAAACTTGATCTAGATCTCCTTTTGCCCCTACAAAATACAGATGACGTTAAATTAAATGCTTTGCTGAACTTAGATAACAATGTCGTCGTTTGGTCTGATCTTGCTCCTTTTAATCAAGTACGAGGCAGCATTCGCATTACCGAAGATCTACCTCGCTTTGAACAGGTAAGCGCTGAATTCTTTAGTGGCACGATCAATATTCGACAAAACACGGCGCAATCGCAAACCAAACAAGATCTTTATGATCTCAATGGAACAATTGATCTTGAACGCCTTGAACGTCACTATGCCAATCAAGTAGGTCGCCAATCTCTGCAACTCTTGAAAGCATTGGATGGTAAGGCTGCATTTAAAGGCAAACTAGGTATTACTAGTAACACCACAGATCTCAATCTCGACTTAGATTTCAATGCTCTAAGCACCGCCCTTCCTGAACCCCTCAGTATCAAGAAGGGCAACAAACTAAACGGGATTTTTCGTTATCAGTCCAACGCCAGCGAGGGAGCACCCAAGCGAATTGCACAATGGTCCGCACAAATTGGGAAAACAATCACCCTACAAGGAAAGCAAGGTCCAGATGGGATTGTGGCGCAAGGAATTGGAATTGGTGCCCCAGCCATCATCCCTGAGCGTGGCTTAGGTCTCAATCTGCAAGCAAGCGATCTCAATATTGATGCCTGGCACCGCCTTTTATTTTCGAACGATGGAGTAAATAACAAACCCGAGGCTGCCAATATGGCTAGCCCTACAGATGGTGTCAATGGCCTTCAAGTATTTACAGCACGCGTCAATCAAGCGATTGCCATGAATCGCTCCTGGCCCAATCTTGCCGTAAGCGCCAAATTAGGGGGCAATACTTGGCAGCTGAATTTGAAATCTCCCAATCTTGAGGGTGACATTCAGTATCAGGAAAGAAAAAATGCTGATCTTCTCAAAGGCAAATTGCTTCGTTTGCATATTCCTCCAAGAATACAAAATCTGACAAATTCAAGCGCATCCGCTGACAAAGAGGTATCACTTAATGCGATTCCTGAACTGGATCTAAGTATTGATGACTTTAATTTCAATCAATACAAACCAGGCGCGATCGCAATCAAGACACGTAATAGTACAAATCGCATCACGATTGAAAGTCTCAAAATTAACAATCCAAGTTCGTCATCAACGGTCACTGGCGAATGGACAAGCGATGCCCAAGGCAATAATGAGCGCGTCATCATCGATACGACATCACAGGTTAAGGATCTGGGAACCGTGGTTGCCTATTGGGGCAATCCCAAAGCAGTTGAAGGCGGGAAGGGAACAATCAACGCCAAATTGGATTGGAGCGGTCCTCCCTACAATCCCTCCTTTGATACCCTGGCTGGCAATGTCAAGATCAATCTAGAAAATGGTCGCTTACTTCAAGTGGACTCCGGTTTTGCCAAAATTATTGGGGTGTTCAGTTTGCAAAGCTTATTAAAGTTTGCAACCTTTGATATTCAAGGTAGCCTTGGTAGTGTAGTTACCTCGGGAACCGCTTTCAACACTCTTTCTGGTGATTTTGTTTTGCGCAACGGTGTCGCCCGAACACAAAATTTCACGATGCAACTCAATCAAGCTCGCGTTGCCACTAGCGGTCTCGTGAATATTCCCAAGCAAACCCAAGACTTACGAATCACCATCTTCCCAACGATTGATGCAACAGCAGGCGCTCTTGCGCTCTTCGCAGTCAATCCGATTGTTGGCGCTAGCGCTCTGATTGGGCAATATTTAATCAGCAATCAACTAAACCGCACACTTCAGACCGATTACCTAGTTCAGGGAAGCTGGGATAAACCTGATGTAATCCCGCTGGACCAAAATGGCCAGCCTTTAGATCCAAAAGTGCTTGAGACCATCCGCTCTCGAAATTTATTGCGTGAGCAAAAGATGCCGCCAGCACCAAGCCCATCAAAGCCAGTCCCTACCACCCCAGCGCCTGCCAATTAA
- a CDS encoding 3-deoxy-7-phosphoheptulonate synthase codes for MSTKPHTPQENWYASLDKTSATDDQRVGNITVLPPPEHLIRFFPIVGTPTEKLIGRTRDKIRNLIHGKDDRLLVIIGPCSIHDPSAALEYCQRLMKERTRLADDLEIVMRVYFEKPRTTVGWKGLINDPYLDESFKIEEGLRIARQVLMEINRLGMPAGSEFLDVISPQYIADLISWGAIGARTTESQVHRELSSGLSAPIGFKNGTDGNIKIATDAIQAAHRPHHFLSVHKNGQVAIVETKGNKDCHVILRGGKEPNYEAKYVQAACAELEAAKLPASLMVDLSHANSSKQHQRQIDVANNVAEQIERGSRKIFGVMIESHLNAGAQKFTPGKDDPKQLEYGKSITDACINWDDSVKVLERLAQAVRKRRRA; via the coding sequence ATGAGCACAAAACCCCATACCCCCCAAGAAAACTGGTACGCAAGCTTAGATAAAACCTCTGCGACCGATGATCAACGTGTCGGCAACATTACTGTTTTGCCGCCTCCCGAGCATTTGATTCGGTTTTTTCCAATCGTAGGTACTCCAACTGAAAAGCTAATCGGGCGTACTCGAGACAAAATACGGAACCTAATTCATGGCAAGGATGATCGCCTCCTAGTAATCATTGGTCCTTGCTCGATCCATGATCCTTCCGCAGCATTGGAATATTGCCAACGCCTCATGAAAGAGCGTACTCGCTTAGCAGACGATCTAGAAATTGTCATGCGCGTCTATTTTGAGAAACCCCGCACGACAGTTGGCTGGAAGGGACTCATCAACGACCCCTATCTCGATGAGAGTTTTAAGATTGAAGAAGGCCTACGTATTGCGCGCCAAGTACTCATGGAAATTAATCGCTTGGGCATGCCAGCCGGTAGTGAGTTCCTGGATGTGATCTCGCCTCAATACATTGCCGATCTAATTTCATGGGGTGCAATCGGCGCCAGAACGACAGAGAGTCAAGTTCATCGCGAACTGAGTTCTGGACTATCTGCGCCAATCGGATTTAAAAACGGTACTGATGGCAATATCAAAATTGCAACCGATGCGATTCAAGCGGCGCATCGACCACATCATTTCTTATCGGTGCATAAAAATGGTCAGGTTGCAATCGTTGAAACCAAGGGCAATAAAGACTGTCACGTGATTCTGCGCGGCGGCAAAGAGCCCAACTACGAAGCAAAGTACGTTCAAGCAGCCTGTGCTGAACTAGAAGCCGCAAAGTTACCAGCTTCTTTAATGGTCGACCTCTCTCATGCCAATTCAAGTAAACAGCATCAACGGCAAATCGATGTTGCTAATAATGTTGCTGAACAAATCGAGCGTGGATCCCGTAAGATTTTTGGGGTGATGATTGAAAGCCATCTAAACGCCGGCGCTCAGAAGTTCACACCCGGCAAGGATGATCCAAAACAGCTGGAATATGGCAAGAGTATTACCGATGCCTGCATTAACTGGGATGATTCTGTGAAGGTGCTTGAACGTCTTGCCCAAGCGGTTCGCAAGCGGCGGCGCGCCTAG
- the tldD gene encoding metalloprotease TldD, producing MNSLAIPNLATTASPQEAFDIAHSFLLKPNGLSPSDLDQLFGVMHAHRLDDADLYFQHTRSEQWSLEEGIVKSGSFNIDQGVGIRAISGDKTAFAYSDVISSEALLKAAHATRVIGPKGGKVKVRTPLSASTHPNPALYSPFNPLDSLTPPEKIALLEGIERRAKARDPRIIQVMASLAGEFDVVMVARSNGLLAADIRPLVRVSIHVIAEQNGRRESGSAGGGARADYGFFDTQRIDQWVDEAVDQALLNLDSRPAPAGPMTVVMGPGWPGVLLHEAIGHGLEGDFNRKGSSAFSGRIGQRVAAKGVTVVDDGTLSGRRGSLNMDDEGTPTQCTTLIEDGVLKGYIQDSLNARLMGMPLTGNGRRESFASLPLPRMTNTYMLSGQYDPEEIVASIDRGLYAVNFGGGQVDITSGKFVFSASVAYWVEKGKIQYPVKGATIIGNGPESLKQVSMIGNDLRLDSGVGVCGKEGQSVPVGVGQPTLRIDEMTVGGTA from the coding sequence ATGAACTCACTCGCTATCCCAAACCTTGCAACAACTGCAAGCCCACAAGAGGCTTTCGACATTGCGCATTCTTTTTTACTCAAGCCCAATGGCCTCAGTCCTTCTGATCTTGATCAACTGTTTGGGGTGATGCATGCGCATCGCTTAGATGATGCGGATTTATATTTTCAGCACACACGTAGTGAGCAGTGGAGTTTAGAGGAGGGGATTGTCAAATCCGGTAGTTTCAATATTGATCAAGGTGTTGGTATTCGTGCGATCTCAGGCGATAAAACAGCATTTGCTTACTCGGATGTGATTAGCTCTGAAGCTTTATTAAAGGCTGCCCATGCTACTCGTGTAATTGGTCCTAAAGGTGGCAAAGTCAAAGTCCGCACCCCACTTTCGGCATCGACACACCCTAATCCAGCCTTATACAGTCCCTTCAACCCTTTGGACTCATTAACGCCCCCAGAAAAAATTGCGCTCTTAGAGGGGATTGAGCGGCGCGCGAAGGCACGTGACCCACGCATCATTCAGGTGATGGCTAGTCTTGCGGGTGAGTTTGATGTCGTCATGGTAGCTCGCTCGAATGGCTTATTAGCTGCCGATATTCGCCCACTCGTGCGCGTATCCATCCATGTCATTGCCGAGCAAAATGGTCGTCGAGAATCCGGCTCTGCCGGCGGTGGAGCACGCGCCGACTACGGTTTTTTTGATACCCAGCGTATCGATCAGTGGGTCGACGAAGCAGTTGATCAGGCCCTCCTAAATCTCGATTCCCGTCCAGCACCTGCAGGTCCAATGACCGTTGTGATGGGGCCGGGATGGCCCGGTGTACTGCTGCATGAAGCCATTGGTCACGGCCTCGAAGGAGACTTTAATCGCAAAGGATCTTCTGCGTTCTCTGGACGCATTGGTCAGCGTGTAGCCGCTAAGGGCGTCACGGTGGTTGATGATGGAACACTCAGCGGACGTCGCGGCTCTCTCAATATGGATGATGAGGGTACACCCACGCAATGCACCACCCTGATTGAAGACGGTGTTTTAAAGGGCTATATTCAAGATAGTCTGAATGCACGCTTGATGGGAATGCCACTAACAGGCAATGGACGGCGTGAGAGCTTTGCCTCGCTGCCCCTACCCCGTATGACCAATACCTACATGCTATCTGGTCAATATGACCCAGAAGAGATTGTGGCCAGTATTGATCGAGGTCTCTATGCTGTGAACTTTGGTGGTGGGCAAGTTGATATCACGAGTGGCAAATTTGTATTCTCTGCCTCGGTGGCGTATTGGGTGGAAAAAGGCAAGATCCAATACCCCGTCAAAGGCGCAACCATTATTGGCAACGGCCCAGAATCTCTCAAGCAAGTGAGCATGATCGGCAACGACCTTCGTCTAGATAGCGGGGTGGGCGTATGCGGCAAAGAAGGGCAAAGCGTCCCGGTTGGTGTGGGTCAGCCAACCTTGCGCATTGATGAGATGACCGTTGGGGGCACGGCTTGA
- a CDS encoding carbon-nitrogen hydrolase family protein, translated as MANKLTVAAIQMISSANLADNLSTAERLIKNASDQGAVVLALPEYFCLMGLADTDKVKVRETFGRGPIQDALQGFAQKYQIFLIAGTIPLEASDPQKVLNASLVFNPDGQCIARYDKIHLFGFQTSNERYQESETIEAGNQPTTVRILHEGKEWVFGLSICYDLRFPELYRQQAGVDCQVIPAAFTHTTGKDHWEILLRARAIENQCYFLASAQGGLHQNQRRTWGQSMLVDPWGNIVSELATGEGCVLGELDSTALEEVRSKLPALKHRKLI; from the coding sequence ATGGCAAATAAATTAACAGTAGCAGCGATTCAGATGATTTCATCTGCGAATTTGGCAGACAATCTGAGCACTGCTGAACGTCTAATCAAAAACGCGTCTGACCAAGGTGCAGTAGTGCTTGCGCTACCTGAGTATTTTTGCCTAATGGGCCTTGCGGATACCGACAAGGTCAAAGTGCGGGAGACCTTTGGTCGTGGTCCGATTCAAGACGCGCTTCAAGGCTTTGCTCAAAAGTATCAGATCTTCTTAATTGCAGGAACTATTCCCCTCGAGGCGAGTGATCCCCAAAAGGTGCTAAATGCGAGCTTAGTATTTAATCCTGATGGTCAGTGCATTGCCCGTTACGACAAGATCCATCTATTTGGTTTTCAGACGTCTAATGAGCGCTACCAAGAATCTGAAACGATTGAGGCGGGCAACCAACCTACAACGGTTCGCATTTTGCATGAGGGCAAGGAGTGGGTGTTTGGTTTAAGCATTTGCTACGATCTTCGTTTTCCGGAACTCTACCGACAGCAGGCTGGAGTTGACTGCCAAGTGATTCCAGCTGCATTTACCCACACCACAGGCAAGGATCATTGGGAGATTTTGCTCCGTGCCCGGGCTATTGAAAACCAGTGCTATTTTTTAGCATCTGCCCAAGGTGGGCTTCATCAAAATCAACGTCGCACTTGGGGTCAATCCATGCTGGTCGACCCCTGGGGCAATATTGTCTCTGAGCTCGCCACTGGCGAAGGCTGCGTGCTTGGTGAGCTAGACTCAACTGCACTCGAAGAGGTGCGCTCTAAGCTGCCCGCCCTAAAACATCGTAAGCTTATTTAA
- a CDS encoding cob(I)yrinic acid a,c-diamide adenosyltransferase: MGNRLSKIATRTGDAGMTGLGDGSRVEKDHLRICAMGDVDELNSQIGVLMTEDLPPSIASDLQALLLRVQHDLFDLGGELCIPNYTLLKIEQVEQLDTWLAYYNANLPPLKEFILPGGSRAAAQAHVCRTVCRRAERSIVKLGWVDPIADSPRQYVNRLSDLLFVIARVLNQAAGGQDVLWKNQNKAQDNE; the protein is encoded by the coding sequence ATGGGAAATCGACTATCAAAAATTGCAACCCGAACTGGTGATGCCGGTATGACTGGCCTTGGTGACGGTAGCCGTGTTGAAAAAGATCATTTACGCATCTGTGCGATGGGCGATGTGGATGAGCTCAACTCCCAAATTGGGGTTTTGATGACCGAAGATCTCCCTCCATCAATTGCTTCTGATCTTCAGGCATTACTCCTGCGAGTCCAGCATGATTTATTCGACTTGGGTGGAGAGCTTTGTATTCCTAATTACACCCTATTAAAAATTGAGCAAGTCGAACAGCTCGATACTTGGTTAGCTTACTACAACGCCAATCTGCCTCCGCTAAAAGAATTTATCTTGCCAGGAGGAAGCCGTGCAGCAGCTCAAGCGCATGTCTGTCGAACGGTTTGTCGACGCGCTGAACGCTCGATTGTTAAGTTGGGTTGGGTTGACCCAATCGCTGACTCGCCGCGTCAATACGTGAATCGCTTATCCGACCTTCTATTTGTGATTGCCCGGGTTTTAAACCAAGCCGCTGGTGGTCAAGACGTACTGTGGAAGAATCAAAATAAAGCACAAGACAACGAGTAA